The Marivirga salinae DNA window CTCCTTCAGAAGGCCCAGGATTACCCATCAGATCATCTTTATAGCCGTTAGTCGGATCAGCATGGCCGCCAGTGGTAGCAATAGATTTTCCGGCAGAATAAATAGTAGGCCCATCTACATATCCTTTGTTTATAGCATCTCTCAAACTGCTATTCACTCCACTCCCACCCAAATCGCGAACTGATGTAAAGCCAGCCATTAAAGTTTTCTTAGCATAAACGGTCGATTGAAAAGCAATATCTGCGTCATTTAAAGTGAATCTTTTGATGTAACCATCTTTAGAAGTTTCACTTTCCAAATGCACATGCATATCAAATAAACCAGGCATTACTGTTTTGGACTTCAAATCAATAGCTTCTACTCCTTCTGGAACATCTGAATATCCTTTTTCAATGGATTGGATTTTATCACCATCCACTATAATGGTCATTTTTGTTAAGACCTTTGATTTCTCAACATCAATTAATTTACCACAATGTAAATAGGTAGTTTGAGCATTTACACCAAAGCTCAAAAAAATCACGGTAATAATTAGTAATAGCTGTTTCATATAAGATTTGATTTTAATTGTGAGTATGATTATAACTATAAAATGTTAAAGTAAATCATCGGGATTACTGATGTATAATTCAAGTTCTTTATTGCTTAATTCTGGCGCTCTATTTTCATCTTTAGCCGTTACAATTGAATTGGTCATACTTCCAACCAATCCCCTATCCAAGTCCATACGTTCCGCTATAATGGCGCACATTTGAGCTTCTCGCTCATCCAGCTTATTATCCACCAACATCATTTGAATGTACTCATAAAGGAAAACTACCTTTTCTTTTATGGTTTCCGGTTCATGAAAATCAACTTCTGAGGCCTCATTTATAATTTCATCCACCTCTTTTTCCGCTACACCATTTTTTCTACCTAAAGCATAGAGATATCTTTTTTCTTCTTTTACAAATCGATTGTCAATTTTTGCAAGCTGGTATAAATGAATAAGGTGGGAATATATTTTCTCTGTAGTCAATTCGAGCTCAAATTTCATTGTTAAAAATTCTTAACATTAATGAGCAATATACAATTTGTTGCGGAAAAATCCATCTAATTACCTTATATTGAAAGTCATGAACTTTTTGGCTCATATATATCTTTCAGGCAATTCTGATGAATTAAAAATAGGGAATTTCATAGGTGATTTCGTGAAAGCTTCTGACATGGAACATTACAGTGAAGCCATCAATCAAGGTATAAGAATGCATTGGGCAATTGATGAGTTCACTGACCATCATCCTGTAGTACAAGAAAGCAAAGACAGATTAAGACCAAAATATGGACATTATGCAGGTGTGATTGCGGATATTTACTATGATCACTTTTTAGCTAGAAATTGGAAAGACTACCATTCTGAAGATTTAAGACATTATGTTGACAAACAATATAAAATGCTGGAAAATCATATAAGCATTTTACCAAAAAAGGTTGTTCACATGCTTCCTTTTATGATAAAACATGATTGGCTATTTAATTATCAATTTTTTGATGGAATAGATAGGGTGATGCATGGAATGGCAAACCGATCCAGTTTTAATTCCAAAATGGATGAATCTGTGGTGGAATTAAAAAAGTACCACAAAGAATTTGAGAAGGAATTTCAGGAGTTTTTCCCTGAGTTGAAAGCATTTTGTGATGCTTTTAAAGAGAAGATATAAATGCTTAGATGTACTTCTGATAAGAAAAACTGTCAGGCCTAAATAAATATAAAGCCTGACAGGTTTAGATATAAATAGTCTATTGAATCACAATCGCCACTTTATTTAATTTCTTAGCTTCGAGTGTATCCGTTTGAACACCTAAGTTATTATTGTTCATTTTGCCTTTTTCAGCATGAACATGATATACTTTAGCTTCTAAATCTTTAAAAGTCACTCTCCCTTTTTTGTCAGTTACTTGAGGATCAGCTACAGGGTTTTCGCTTTTTCGGTAATCATCTTTATTATCGTAAAGGGTTACTGTTGCTCCTTCTTGAATATTCCCCAAATCATCCTGAATTACAATTCGTAAATTGGTTTTTAAAAATTGTGCATCTTCAGTTTTAGGTGTAAACTGAAAAAACATAAATGCCGATACGACTAATAAACTTAATGCAAATGTTAATTTTCTCATAGTTATTATTGTTTGGAATCTAATACGTTTTAGACTGCGAAATTGTTATTTATGACTTTAAAATCATGCTTACAAAAATTGAATTATATCAATCCCAATAAATTGATTTTATCAGCAATGTTATCATTTTGCATTTCTATTTCAAGAAATTTAAAATTCTCTTTACTGAAACTTTGATTCATTTGCCCCTCTTTCAATAAAAATATATCATCACATATTTCAGTTAGACTTGAAATAATATGAGATGAAATTAGAATTGTTTTTCCCAACCCTCTAAGTGTTTTGATCAGTTCAGTAATTATGAAATTACTTTGAATATCAACTCCATTATAAGGCTCATCCAAAATGAAGAAAGCATTTCCTTGCAGTAGAATGGTGAACATAGCTAATTTCTTCTTCATTCCAGTTGAATACTGAGAAGCATATCTATCCAAAGGAAGATCGAAAATGTTCTTCTCATCAATTTCTTTGTAGCTTCTACCTCTAGCATTGCACATCAACATAACATATTCTCTGGCTGTCAGCTTAGACATAAAATAAGGCTCAGTTAATAAAATCCCTAAATGATTTTTCAATGGCTCAAATTCTGATTTAATACTTCCAGAATATTCTTCTAATCCTGCAATACATTTAAACAGTGTGGTTTTACCACTTCCATTTTCACCTACAACACCATAAATTTTTCCTTTACTTAATTCTAGATTTATGTCATCCAAAACCTTATTGGAGCCATATGATTTAGAAAGATTACGAACTTTTATCATTTTAAAACTTTACTTAAACTTCTTAGCGATTGAAAATAAAAATACGGTAGTGTTATGAATATTAATGGAGGAAAATAAATTGTGACCGCTAATATAATGCTTTCTTTCAGCCCTATTTTATTTGGAAAGGCAGCGTATTTTATAAAAACAATGTATACTAGGAAAAAATTACCTATACCATATAAAATCAAAATTTGATAGATGTTTTCATAAAAGAAAAAGGATAGCGCAATGGTTTGAGGTAAATAGAGAAGACTATTGAAGATTAAAATGTGTTGTATTTTCTTGAGTAAGAATCCTCTAGGCTTTTCTATATGAGACCATACATAAAATGGATCTTCTATAAATGAATAGTAACTCATTGAGGTCAAAAAACCTAAAATTATTGAGAACAGTCCTAGATAAAAATTATCCACCTTTATAGCGATAATTGTTAAAGCAAAAATTATCGCAATCATTAAAAAAGTTTTACGAAAACCAACAACGAATTCAAAAGGATACTTTTGAAACGGGGTAGGTATAATAAAGTGAAATCCTGACCTCCATTGAGTAAATACAAAACCAGTAACCACTAAAAATAAAGAGATTGCAATTTCATAATGTTGATATATGATCAAGCATATAAGGAAAGGAATTGACAGAAGTAAATTCTCCAAAAATCTAATGAGGTAAAACTTTCGATCTCCATAACAAATCTTTAAAAATTCCTTCCTTTTAAAATCTGCTAACCTAAAAGAAAAAAAAATAGGAAAGATAGGATATAAGTATTCAGCATATTTATACTGATTAAATAAAACTATAGAAAGCCCAATAAATGTAATTATAGCTATTATCCAAGCCAAAAATATATTTAAACCAACATCTTTAATATGTCGATTAATGATATTCCATTGTATCTGAAAATAATATTTCACTGATTTTTTTCCAATATAGTCCTACAGTATCACAATGATATTAAAACAAAAAAAGCAACAAACCTTACGATCTGTTGCTTTTAATTTAATGATTTAAAAAATTAAGCTGTACGCCCAATTAATTTTAAATGTCTTGTATGAGATCCCATTGCAGCCATCATTGATGGGAATTCATTATATGCGATATTGAATTGCTCACAAGTTTCTTTAACTAATTTATTAATAGCTGGGTAATGAACATGACTTATTCTTGGGAATAAGTGGTGCTCAACCTGGAAGTTCAATCCACCGGTATACCAGTTTAAAACTTTGCTTTTTGTACCAAAATTGGCAGTAGTTCTGATCTGGTGAATAGCCCATTCAGTAGGGATGATTTTCTCTCCTTCTACAGGAGCATCATGAAAATCTGTAGACTCAACCACGTGAGCTAATTGGAATACTACTCCAATCGTCCATCCTGTTACAACAGCTACTATCAGGTAACCTAAAATGGTAGCTAAAACGCCTTTCATTAATATTGGCAATACGAAGAAAGTACCAATGTAAGCTAACTTAGTAGCCCAAAAGATAATATGCTCTTTCGCACTCATTTTAGCTAATTCAGTATTAGCTACTTTTCTAGTAAAATACTTCTTAAAATCTTGAAAGAAAACCCAAAACGCATAAGAGGTAGCATAT harbors:
- a CDS encoding fatty acid desaturase family protein encodes the protein MQEVSATKITDNNFFPTLKKRVDAYFKQNDLKTWGNSKLYTKATILLASFAILYSALVFVSMPIWLSITLCAIFGLNLAAIGFNVMHDGAHGSFSNNKHVNYMMGLTLNLMGGVVFIWKNKHNKNHHSFTNIEGMDDDINIGPFIRVSTHQKRRWYHKFQHVYAYPLYATSYAFWVFFQDFKKYFTRKVANTELAKMSAKEHIIFWATKLAYIGTFFVLPILMKGVLATILGYLIVAVVTGWTIGVVFQLAHVVESTDFHDAPVEGEKIIPTEWAIHQIRTTANFGTKSKVLNWYTGGLNFQVEHHLFPRISHVHYPAINKLVKETCEQFNIAYNEFPSMMAAMGSHTRHLKLIGRTA
- a CDS encoding carboxypeptidase regulatory-like domain-containing protein, with the protein product MRKLTFALSLLVVSAFMFFQFTPKTEDAQFLKTNLRIVIQDDLGNIQEGATVTLYDNKDDYRKSENPVADPQVTDKKGRVTFKDLEAKVYHVHAEKGKMNNNNLGVQTDTLEAKKLNKVAIVIQ
- a CDS encoding ABC transporter ATP-binding protein, producing the protein MIKVRNLSKSYGSNKVLDDINLELSKGKIYGVVGENGSGKTTLFKCIAGLEEYSGSIKSEFEPLKNHLGILLTEPYFMSKLTAREYVMLMCNARGRSYKEIDEKNIFDLPLDRYASQYSTGMKKKLAMFTILLQGNAFFILDEPYNGVDIQSNFIITELIKTLRGLGKTILISSHIISSLTEICDDIFLLKEGQMNQSFSKENFKFLEIEMQNDNIADKINLLGLI
- a CDS encoding acyl carrier protein phosphodiesterase; its protein translation is MNFLAHIYLSGNSDELKIGNFIGDFVKASDMEHYSEAINQGIRMHWAIDEFTDHHPVVQESKDRLRPKYGHYAGVIADIYYDHFLARNWKDYHSEDLRHYVDKQYKMLENHISILPKKVVHMLPFMIKHDWLFNYQFFDGIDRVMHGMANRSSFNSKMDESVVELKKYHKEFEKEFQEFFPELKAFCDAFKEKI